AGACCCAGCGGCACGACACCGCCGATCACGCCGAGCGGTGCGGCCGCGGCCACCACCATGAAGACGATGGACGCCACGCCGAGGTTGCCACGCAGCTTGCGTGCCGGTGGGTCGGGCTCACCCTTTAAAGAATCTGGAGCTGCGGTGATTTCGGACATGAGGGGGCCATCCTTCGATGGGAAGAGTCGATAGGTCGGTTGGACGCTAGGCCGGTGGCCGGCGTTTCACCACATCTGAAGTCAGCGTGAGTCTTATTACGCCGCCGCGGCCTTGACCGCGCGGCCGACTTCGGTACGAATCGCCGTGTACTCGGGGGAGCGGCGGAGTTCGTCGGCGTCCACCCCGGTGCGAGGCAGGTCCACCGGGAGGTCCAGTGCCACCTGTCCCGGGCGCCGGGTGAGCACCACGATCCGCGAGCCGAGGAACGCGGCCTCGTCGGCGCTGTGTGTGACGAACACCGTGGTGCGCCCCGATTCGGCGCTCACCTGGCGGACGTCTTCCTGCAGCCGCTCGCGGGTGAGCGCGTCGAGCGCCGCGAACGGCTCGTCGAGAAGGAACAACGGCGTCTCGGCCGCCAATGCGCGCGCGATCGCGACGCGCTGTTGCTGGCCGCCGCTGATCTCCCAGATCTTGCGGTCGGCGGTGCCTTCGAGGCCCACCCGGGACAGCAGTTGCTCGCGCCGGTCCGCCCGGCGTTCCCGTGGCACCTTCGCATACTTGAGCGCCAGGTCGATGTTGCCGCCGACCGAGCGCCACGGGAACAGCCGTGGCTGCTGGAAGACCACACCCGCCGTCACGCCGGGAGTGGGTGGCGCGCCGGACACCTGAACCTGTCCCTCGCTTGGTGATTCGAAGCCGGCGAGCAGGCGCAGCAGTGTGCTCTTACCGCAGCCTGACGCACCGACCAGAACCAGGAACGATCCGGGGTCGATGCTGAGGTCGACCGGACCGAGCGCGGTGACCTCGTTGCGTCCTCTGCCGTAGCGGTGGGACACCCCGGCGATGCGGATCGCCGGGGTGTTGTCCTGCCGCGCATTGTCCTTCAGCTCACTGACTGAGGACACCCGGCAGCCCCTTGGTGTAGATCGCGTTCTGGAACGTCTCCAGCGGTGCGGCCGACGGAATCTGCTTCTGGTCGGCCAGGAACTGCGATGCGCTCTGCAGGTTGACGGCGAGGTTGCCCGGCTTCCCGTCGGTGCCAAGCCATTCCGGCGAACCGATCTCCTCGGGGGTCAGGAAGACGGCCTGCTTGATCTGACCTTCGGTCTCCTCGGGGGTCAGACCGATCTCGGCGGCGATGGCCTTCGCGGCTGCGGCGGGATCGTCGTTGATCTGGCTCGCGGCGCGGGCCTCCTGCTGGCGCCACACATCGACGACGTCGGGATGTGCGGCCGCGAACTCGTCGGAGACGACGGCCAGGTCCAGCGTGGGCTTACCCGCTTCGGCCAGCTGGCGGCTGGTGATCAGATCCTTGCCGGTCTTGCGGAGCTCGTCCAGGGTGGGCAGCCAGGTGTAGGCGGCGTCGATGTCCCCGCGATCCCATGCGGCCAGGATCGCCTGAGGCTGCAGGTCGATCAGCTGAACATCGCTGGCGGACAGGCCATTCTGGTCCAGCGCGGCCAGCAGGCTGTAGTGCGCAGTGGAGGCGAACGGGGTGGCGACCCGCTTGCCCTTCAGCGCCGCGATGGAGTCGATTCCGGTGCCGTCGCGTGCGACGAGCGCCTCGTTGTCACCGGCCACGTCGAGGATGAACGCGACCTTGTACGGAATGTTCAGCGGTTCCGAGAGTCCGCGGGCCACCGGGCTGGATCCCAGCGCGCCGAAGTCGAGTTCCTTGGCGATGAATGCGGTGTTGACGTCGGCGCCCGAGTCGAACTTGGTCCACTTGATGTTGTAGTCGGGCAGCGCCTCTTCCAGCCAGCGGTTGTTCTTGACGATGAGGTCCCCGCTGGGGAAGGTCTGGTAACCGATCCGGATGGTCGGCTTGTCGGCCTGCTGCTCCGACTTGTCGACGGAGCAACCCGTCAGTGCTGTCGCAGCGACGGCCGCTGCGGCGACTGCGGCTTTGAAGGCCTTGAATTTCATATCTTTCCTCTCCATGGGACCGCGCGCCGTTCGATGGCGCGAAGTAGACCGTCGATGACAAGCCCCGAGAACCCGATCGCGAAGATGCCGACGAGCACCACCGGGGTGTTGTTGTAATTGCTTGCGTCCTTGACCAATCCGCCGACACCGGGGATGCCGTTGAACAGTTCGGCTGCCACCACCGACGAGTACGCCATACCGACAGCCAGACGGATGCCGGTGAACGTCTCGGGCAGCGCCGAGGGGACGACGATGTCGCGGATGACCTCTGCGCGCGAAGCGCCCAGCGCCCGAGCGGCCTCCTGCAGACCCACCGGCGCGGCGACGACGGCTGCGGTGGTCGCCACGGCGGCGGGCGGCAGGGCCGCCAGAGCCAGCAGCGTGATCTTCGGCGCCTCGTCGATTCCGAGCCAGATGACGAGAAGGAAGAAGTAGGCCAGCGGCGGCAGCGCGCGCAGGAATGTCAGCCAGGGCTCGAGCACACTGCGGACCCAGCTGATCGAACCCATGATCAGGCCGAGCACCACGCCCACGGCGACGCCGATGACGACACCGGCGAGCACGCGACGCAGGGTCATGTAGAGGTGCTCCCACAACAGGTAGCCGGCGTATCCGCGGACGCCGTCATGCGTGGTGGACACGTCGATGAAGGCGCGCCACACCGTGGCGGGGTAGGGCACGAAGGTCTGATTCCAGATGCCGCTGGCCGCCGCGAGCTGCCACACGATGAAGAACACGACCAGCGAGAGCAGGGGCAGTGCCGCGCGGGTGAGCCGTCCGCGCCACTTGCCTGCAGGCGCGGCGGCGGCCGGCGAGCCGACCTGCGGCTCGTCGGGAGCGATATCTACGAACACCGACACTGTGAGCGACCTTCTGTTGCTGAGATGGACCGGAAAAGGGGCTAGCGACAGCAGGGGTCGTCAGACAGCGGCGCGGTCATTGGAGTATTAGTACCGGCTGGTCCGCAGCTGTGGGATATCTGTGATCACGGAGAATTTTATTTGCCGGGGGCGTAAAAGTACTGCTCGGGAATGAAATCGTGGCCGATGTCGTTCGCTACCATCGAGATAGCTATCCCCGCGGCCGGGAGATGCCGATGAAGTTCTTGTTGCTCACGCTGATTGCGCATCGTCGCGATCCGCGCACACGTGTGACGAAGAGTCCTGCCGAACGGTTGCAGGAGGTCGTCGATAACGCGGTACTGGGCGAAGAGCTCGGTTTCGACGGCTTCGCTGTCGGTGAGCGCCATGAGGATCCGTTCATCTCGTCGTCGCCGCCGGTGGTGTTGAGCAACATCGCCGCGCGCACATCGACGATCGGACTGTTCACCGCGGTCACGACGCTGAGCCTGCTCGACCCGGTGCGGGCGTTCGAGGACTACTCGACGCTCGACAACCTGTCCGGCGGTCGGCTGGAGTTGATCATCGGCAAAGGCAACGGTGCGGCGCAGGCCGAGTTGTTCCACGTGACGACCGCCGACCAGTGGGACCGCAACCGCGAGGGTTACGAGTTGTTCCGGGCCCTCTGGGACAGCGAGCGGGTCACATGGTCGGGTCGCTTCCGTCCACCGCTGGTCGACGCCAAGGCATTACCCCGTCCACTACAGAAGAAGATCCGCATTTGGCACGGCAGCGCAACCAGCAGGGACTCGGTGGATCTGGCTGCGCGGCACGGCGATCCGATCTTCTCGGCGAATGTGACGTATCCGATCGAGCCGTACGCCGAACTCGTTGACTACTACCGGCAGAGGTGGGAGTTCTACGGCCATGACCCGAACGACGCCCTGGTGGGTGCGGGAACCGCCGGCTTCCACATCGCACCGACCTCCCAGCAGGCGATCGAGGAGTATCGGCCCGCATTCGAGGCGCGTCTTGCGTTCGCGCGCAGCGCTGGTCTTCCCGTGGTGTTCGAGACGATCGAGGACTTCGTCGACCGCAGCTCGGCGCTGATCGGCAGCCCGCAGCAGGTGATCGACAAGGTGAGCCGCTATCACGCGCGGCTCGGGCACGAGGTTATCCACCTCAGCGCCGAAACCGACGGTGTCACCGAGGCGCAGAAACGACGCAGTCTCGAGCTGTTTCAGGCCGAGGCGGCCCCAGTACTTCGGCAACACCTGCCGAGCAGACCGCTGTCGGCGCAAGCCATCCGGCAAGAAGCCGTGGCCTGAGAAGGGACGTATGTCAGATGACGACGGTTGATCACGCCACAGAATCGGCGTTCGAGACGGCCTGGCAGGAATGGCACAGTGAGCGGGAGCGGTATTTCGGGGATCCGCTGGGCTGGGTCAGCCTGACCGGTTTGTATTGGCTCTCCGGTGATTACGAGACCGTCGGCGACCTGCCGGGTAGGTGGCGCGCTGATGAGAACGCGGTGTACGTCGAAGGGATCGACGGCACCGAACGGCTCGAACCGGTCGAGGGTGCGCCAGGGTTGCTCGTCGAAGACGGCGACCGTCGCATCGAAGTGATCCGCCGAACCGGCTCTGCGGCGCTGCGCGTGCACGACCCGCGTTCGCCGCACCTGCAGACGTATCACGGAATTCCGGCGTATCCGCCGAGTGAGAAGTGGGTTGTGCCAGGGCAATTCGTGCCGTTCGACAGTCCTATGCCGGTGACCACCGGCGCCGTCGTCGAGGGCCTCGAGCACCACCACCAGGCGGTCGGGGTCATCCATTTCAAACTGGACGACGTGCCATTGCAGCTGCTTGCGTTCACCGGTCGTGACGGAAATCTGCACATCCGGTTCACCGACGCGACCAGCGGTGTGACGACATACCGTGCATGCCGGGGGCTTTCGGTCACGGCGCCCGGCGAGGACGGTGCCGTGACACTCGACTTCAACCGGGCCGCCAACCTGCCGTGCGCATTCACCGACTATGCGACGTGCCCGGTAGCGCCGGCGGAGAACAGATTGGCCGTCCCCGTCGAGGCCGGCGAGAAGAACCCGCGCTAAGCCGTCAGGCCGCCTGGGCTGACGTCGCAGTCGCGGCGTCGAAGCGGTCCAGTACCGTCGCGGCGACCAGGTTGTGCGACCCGAGCGGCTCGGCCATCGGAATGCCCTGTGCCGAAGCATAATTCGCAACGCGATCGGTGATGATGCCGTGGGCGAGGAACCAGGGCGCGATCACCAGATGCCGGGCGCCACGGGCGCGCAATCGATCAGCGGCGTCCGCGACGCTGGGCTGAGGTCCGGTCGCGAATGCGACCTCGGCACCCGCCCAACGCGTGCCCCGGCTGAGGGCATGCGCCACGGTGGACGTCCGCGCGTTGGCCGCAGCGTTCGACGTGCCGACCGCGACGACCAGCACACCGAGACCCTCGCTTTCGGGGGACACCCCGATCTCCGAGAGTCGCAGCCGCACGACCGACAGCAGGGCGGGATCCTCTCCGAGTACATCAGCCTGTTCGATGGCCTGTTCGCCTCGCGACCCCGACGCGTCGATCATCGCGGGGATGTCGACTCGCGCGTGATAGGCGTCGGCCAGCAGGAACGGCACCACGACACCTGCGGGGAGGTCTGCCAGCACGTCGTCCAGACTCGGACCTGCCTTCTCCAGGAAGGCGGGGCGGACGTCGAGCCAAGGCCGCAGCCGCCGGATCCGGCCCGCCACGGCGTGCGTCACCGCCGCCGCACGTGGGTCGACGCTGCCGTGGGCCGCGAGCACAAGCGGCCCGTGAGCGGCAGTGAACGTCGTCGTCACGACGCGTGTAACCCGCATTCTGTCTTGGACTGCCCCGCCCAGCGGCCGCTACGCGGATCAGCACCATCAATGGGCTTCGCCGTGCACGGCGCGCAACCGATCGACGGATAGCCTTCGAAGACAAGGGGATTGACGAGTACATCGTTGGCGTCGATGTAGTTCTGCATGTCCTCGTCGGACCACGCTGCGATCGGGTTGATCTTCACCAAGCCAAACGCCTTGTCCCAGCTGATCAGTGGCGCATTGGCCCGCGTCGGCGCCTCCACCCGGCGGATGCCGGTGACCCAGGCGGAGTAACCGCGCAGCGCCTTGGACAGCGGCTCGACCTTGCGCATCCGGCAGCACTCACTGGGGTCGCGGGCGAACAGATCCTTGCCGAACAACTCGTCCTGCTTGGCCACGCTGTTCTCCGGCGTGACGTTTACCACATTGATGTTGTAGACCGCCTCGACGGCGTCGCGCGTGCCGATGGTCTCGACGAAGTGATAGCCGGTGTCGAGAAACAACACGTCGACGCCCGGACGCACCTTCGCGGCCAGATCGACCAGCACGGCGTCCTGCATGTTCGATGCGACGACATAGCTACCGCCGAAGTGCTCGTCCGTCCAGCGCAGCAGCTCTTCTGCGCTGGCGCCGTCGAGTTCGGCAGCGCCGCGCTCCGCCAATGCGATCAGGTCGCCTTCCGACATCGTTTCCGTCACCGCAAATCCGCCTCGTCTGCTCGTAGCGCCCACGTAGCGAAACGCTCGCCGTCCTCACGTTGTTTCACGAAGTTCCGAACAACGCGGTCGATGTAGTCACCCAGCTCGCTCGACAGCACCTTGTGCTGGCGCAGTTTGCGGCCGAACCCGCTGTCCAGGCCCAGGCTGCCGCCGAGGTGTACCTGGAAGCCCTCCTCAGGGCCGTTGCCTTCGTCGACCATCTGCCCCTTGAAGCCGATGTCGGCGACCTGGATACGCGCGCATGAGTTCGGGCATCCGTTGATGTTGATCGTGATCGGCACGTCGAGCTGCGCGTTGATGTCCTCCAGCCGCTTCTCCAACTCAGGCACCAGGACCTGCGAGCGCTTGCGCGTCTCGGCGAAGGACAGTTTGCAGAACTCGATACCCGTGCAGGCCATCAGGTTGCGGCGCCAGTGCGACGGCGTCGACGGCAGGCCGATGGCGTCCAGGCCGGCGCGCAGCTCGTCGAGCTTGTCGTCGGGGACGTCGAGGATGACCAGCTTCTGATATGGGGTGAAGCGGATGCGATCCGAACCGGCGGCCTCGGCCAGATCCGCGACCTGGGTCAGGATGGTGCCGGAGACCCGGCCTGCGATCGGAGATACGCCGACCGCGTTGAGGCCGTTCTTGAGCTTCTGCACGCCGACGTGGTCGATCGGATGCTTCACGGGAGTGGGTGCGGGTCCGTCAATCAAGGGCCGCTTCAGGTACTCGGTTTCGAGTACTTCCCTGAATTTCTCAATGCCCCAGTCTTTGATCAGGAACTTCAACCGTGCCTTGGACCGCAGACGCCGGTAGCCATAGTCGCGGAAGATCGAGACGACGGCCTCCCAGACGTCGGGCACCTCGTCGAGCGGCACCCAGACGCCGACCCGCTGAGCCAGCATCGGGTTGGTCGACAGGCCGCCGCCCACCCACAGGTCCAGACCAGGACCGTGTTCGGGATGCTCGACGCCGACGAATGCGACGTCGTTGACCTCGTGCACCACGTCCTGCAGACCTGAGATTGCGGTCTTGAACTTGCGCGGCAGGTTCGAGTACTCGGGCTTGCCGATGTAGCGCTTGACGATCTCGTTGATCGCGGGCGTCGCGTCGAGCACCTCGTCAAGCGACTCACCGGCCAGCGGCGAGCCGAGCACCACACGCGGGCAGTCGCCGCACGCCTCGGTGGTCTGCAGGCCGACGGCGTCGAGGCGCTTCCAGATCTCCGGCATGTTCTCGACCTCGACCCAGTGGTACTGGACGTTCTCGCGGTCGGAGATGTCGGCGGTGTCGCGGGCGAACTCGGTCGAGATCCCGCCGAGCGTGCGCAGGGCGGCCGCGCTGAGCGCACCGCCGTCGCAGCGGACCCGCAACATGAAGTAGGAGTCCTCAAGCATGTCGGTGTTGTCGTCGCCGGTCCAGGTGCCGTCGTACCCGGGCTTGCGCTGGGTGTACAGCCCCCACCAGCGGAAACGGCCACGCAAGTCGCCCTTGTCGATGCTGTCGAAGCCGTTCTTGGCGTAGATGTTCTCGATGCGTGCGCGCACGTTGAGCGGGTTGTCGTCCTTCTTGGACTGCTCGTTCGGGTTCAGGGGCTCGCGGTAGCCGAGCGCCCACTGGCCCTCGCCGCGGGGACGCTTGACCGGCTTGGGCTTCGATTCGGCTGTGGTCATGTGGTTGGCTCCTCCGTGGAGCCGGATCGCGCATGTCACCGGTGGGCTGACCGGCGGCGCAGATCCGGCGGCCAGCTAAAAGTTGGTGGTGGGCTGGGGTCCGAGAATCAGCGCGTCAGGGCAGACAACAACACGTACAAACGCGCTTGAAGTCCACATGACGCCGCATCACCAGCGAGACGCGGTGAGGATAGGTGCGGCCGGACTTCACGCCCGCAATTGTGCCATGGGCAGCGACGAATGCCCTAACCGGGCCAGATTTGTGCTCACGGTGAGCGAAACCCACGATCTGGGAAACTGGGCTGCATGACAGTCCGGACCGCGGGGACACGCGAGCTGCCTGACCTGGCGCTCACGCCGGGCCGCGCGTTCGGCATCTATATCCATGTGCCGTTCTGCGTCACCCGATGCGGCTACTGCGACTTCAACACCTATACCCCGTCCGAGCTGGGCGGCGCCAATCCCGACAGCTGGCTGGCGGCCCTGCGCGCCGAGCTGGCCCTGGCCGCCGATCGGCTGGGGTCCGCCCGGCCCGAGGTCGACACCGTGTTCGTCGGCGGTGGTACCCCGTCGATGCTCGGTGGGCAGGGTCTGGCGTCGGTGCTCGACGCTGTCCGCAGCCACTTCACCCTGGCCGCCGACGCCGAGGTCACGACTGAGGCCAACCCGGAATCCACCTCACCGCAGCTCTTCGAGCAGCTGTGCACGGCCGGGTTCACCCGGGTGTCGCTCGGGATGCAGTCGGTGGCACCGCATGTGCTGGCGGTGCTGGACCGGGTGCACTCGCCGGGCCGGGCGCTCGACGCGGCGCGTGATGCCCGCGCGGCGGGCTTTGACCACGTCAACCTCGACCTCATCTATGGGACGCCGGGGGAGACCGATGATGACCTGCGGCGTTCGGTGGATGCCGCGATCGAGGCCCAGGTCGACCACGTGTCGGCCTACGCGCTGGTCGTGGAGGACGGGACGGCGCTGGCTCGCCGGGTGCGCCGGGGCGAGATCAGCGCCCCCGACAACGACGTGCTCGCGCACCGCTACGAGCTGATCGATGCGCGGCTGTGCGCGGCCGGTCTGGGTTGGTACGAGGTGTCCAACTGGTGCCTGCCCGGCGGCGAGTGCCGACACAACATCGGCTACTGGAACGGCGGCGAATGGTGGGGTGCCGGGCCGGGCGCGCACGGCTATGTCGGCGCGACACGATGGTGGAATGTCAAG
The nucleotide sequence above comes from Mycolicibacterium moriokaense. Encoded proteins:
- a CDS encoding ABC transporter ATP-binding protein produces the protein MSSVSELKDNARQDNTPAIRIAGVSHRYGRGRNEVTALGPVDLSIDPGSFLVLVGASGCGKSTLLRLLAGFESPSEGQVQVSGAPPTPGVTAGVVFQQPRLFPWRSVGGNIDLALKYAKVPRERRADRREQLLSRVGLEGTADRKIWEISGGQQQRVAIARALAAETPLFLLDEPFAALDALTRERLQEDVRQVSAESGRTTVFVTHSADEAAFLGSRIVVLTRRPGQVALDLPVDLPRTGVDADELRRSPEYTAIRTEVGRAVKAAAA
- a CDS encoding taurine ABC transporter substrate-binding protein → MKFKAFKAAVAAAAVAATALTGCSVDKSEQQADKPTIRIGYQTFPSGDLIVKNNRWLEEALPDYNIKWTKFDSGADVNTAFIAKELDFGALGSSPVARGLSEPLNIPYKVAFILDVAGDNEALVARDGTGIDSIAALKGKRVATPFASTAHYSLLAALDQNGLSASDVQLIDLQPQAILAAWDRGDIDAAYTWLPTLDELRKTGKDLITSRQLAEAGKPTLDLAVVSDEFAAAHPDVVDVWRQQEARAASQINDDPAAAAKAIAAEIGLTPEETEGQIKQAVFLTPEEIGSPEWLGTDGKPGNLAVNLQSASQFLADQKQIPSAAPLETFQNAIYTKGLPGVLSQ
- a CDS encoding ABC transporter permease encodes the protein MSVFVDIAPDEPQVGSPAAAAPAGKWRGRLTRAALPLLSLVVFFIVWQLAAASGIWNQTFVPYPATVWRAFIDVSTTHDGVRGYAGYLLWEHLYMTLRRVLAGVVIGVAVGVVLGLIMGSISWVRSVLEPWLTFLRALPPLAYFFLLVIWLGIDEAPKITLLALAALPPAAVATTAAVVAAPVGLQEAARALGASRAEVIRDIVVPSALPETFTGIRLAVGMAYSSVVAAELFNGIPGVGGLVKDASNYNNTPVVLVGIFAIGFSGLVIDGLLRAIERRAVPWRGKI
- a CDS encoding LLM class flavin-dependent oxidoreductase, with protein sequence MKFLLLTLIAHRRDPRTRVTKSPAERLQEVVDNAVLGEELGFDGFAVGERHEDPFISSSPPVVLSNIAARTSTIGLFTAVTTLSLLDPVRAFEDYSTLDNLSGGRLELIIGKGNGAAQAELFHVTTADQWDRNREGYELFRALWDSERVTWSGRFRPPLVDAKALPRPLQKKIRIWHGSATSRDSVDLAARHGDPIFSANVTYPIEPYAELVDYYRQRWEFYGHDPNDALVGAGTAGFHIAPTSQQAIEEYRPAFEARLAFARSAGLPVVFETIEDFVDRSSALIGSPQQVIDKVSRYHARLGHEVIHLSAETDGVTEAQKRRSLELFQAEAAPVLRQHLPSRPLSAQAIRQEAVA
- a CDS encoding DUF1684 domain-containing protein, giving the protein MTTVDHATESAFETAWQEWHSERERYFGDPLGWVSLTGLYWLSGDYETVGDLPGRWRADENAVYVEGIDGTERLEPVEGAPGLLVEDGDRRIEVIRRTGSAALRVHDPRSPHLQTYHGIPAYPPSEKWVVPGQFVPFDSPMPVTTGAVVEGLEHHHQAVGVIHFKLDDVPLQLLAFTGRDGNLHIRFTDATSGVTTYRACRGLSVTAPGEDGAVTLDFNRAANLPCAFTDYATCPVAPAENRLAVPVEAGEKNPR
- a CDS encoding sirohydrochlorin chelatase, producing the protein MRVTRVVTTTFTAAHGPLVLAAHGSVDPRAAAVTHAVAGRIRRLRPWLDVRPAFLEKAGPSLDDVLADLPAGVVVPFLLADAYHARVDIPAMIDASGSRGEQAIEQADVLGEDPALLSVVRLRLSEIGVSPESEGLGVLVVAVGTSNAAANARTSTVAHALSRGTRWAGAEVAFATGPQPSVADAADRLRARGARHLVIAPWFLAHGIITDRVANYASAQGIPMAEPLGSHNLVAATVLDRFDAATATSAQAA
- a CDS encoding phosphoadenylyl-sulfate reductase — its product is MSEGDLIALAERGAAELDGASAEELLRWTDEHFGGSYVVASNMQDAVLVDLAAKVRPGVDVLFLDTGYHFVETIGTRDAVEAVYNINVVNVTPENSVAKQDELFGKDLFARDPSECCRMRKVEPLSKALRGYSAWVTGIRRVEAPTRANAPLISWDKAFGLVKINPIAAWSDEDMQNYIDANDVLVNPLVFEGYPSIGCAPCTAKPIDGADPRSGRWAGQSKTECGLHAS
- a CDS encoding nitrite/sulfite reductase; the encoded protein is MTTAESKPKPVKRPRGEGQWALGYREPLNPNEQSKKDDNPLNVRARIENIYAKNGFDSIDKGDLRGRFRWWGLYTQRKPGYDGTWTGDDNTDMLEDSYFMLRVRCDGGALSAAALRTLGGISTEFARDTADISDRENVQYHWVEVENMPEIWKRLDAVGLQTTEACGDCPRVVLGSPLAGESLDEVLDATPAINEIVKRYIGKPEYSNLPRKFKTAISGLQDVVHEVNDVAFVGVEHPEHGPGLDLWVGGGLSTNPMLAQRVGVWVPLDEVPDVWEAVVSIFRDYGYRRLRSKARLKFLIKDWGIEKFREVLETEYLKRPLIDGPAPTPVKHPIDHVGVQKLKNGLNAVGVSPIAGRVSGTILTQVADLAEAAGSDRIRFTPYQKLVILDVPDDKLDELRAGLDAIGLPSTPSHWRRNLMACTGIEFCKLSFAETRKRSQVLVPELEKRLEDINAQLDVPITININGCPNSCARIQVADIGFKGQMVDEGNGPEEGFQVHLGGSLGLDSGFGRKLRQHKVLSSELGDYIDRVVRNFVKQREDGERFATWALRADEADLR
- the hemW gene encoding radical SAM family heme chaperone HemW, which encodes MTVRTAGTRELPDLALTPGRAFGIYIHVPFCVTRCGYCDFNTYTPSELGGANPDSWLAALRAELALAADRLGSARPEVDTVFVGGGTPSMLGGQGLASVLDAVRSHFTLAADAEVTTEANPESTSPQLFEQLCTAGFTRVSLGMQSVAPHVLAVLDRVHSPGRALDAARDARAAGFDHVNLDLIYGTPGETDDDLRRSVDAAIEAQVDHVSAYALVVEDGTALARRVRRGEISAPDNDVLAHRYELIDARLCAAGLGWYEVSNWCLPGGECRHNIGYWNGGEWWGAGPGAHGYVGATRWWNVKHPNAYAHALAEGVLPVADFEQLDSGAQHTEDVMLRVRLRDGLPLAALNDAERRRAQTVIEDGLLTRDGDRLILTDPGRLLADAVVRTLLD